A stretch of Rhinopithecus roxellana isolate Shanxi Qingling chromosome 12, ASM756505v1, whole genome shotgun sequence DNA encodes these proteins:
- the LOC104666752 gene encoding leukocyte immunoglobulin-like receptor subfamily B member 5 isoform X8 has product MTLTLPVLICLGLSLGPRTRVQAGTLPKPTLWAEPGSVIIRGSPVTLWCQGPLETQEYRLDQEGLPWTWERQNPLEPGAKAKFHIPSAVYSTAGQYRCYFETPAGWSEPSDPLELVVTGFYAEPTLLALPSPVVASGGNVTLQCDTQNGFLTFVLVEEEQKLPRTLHSQNLPKGPSQALFPVGPVTPSTRRRFRCYYYYRKNPQAWPNPSDPLEILVPGVSRKPSLLALQGPVVARGGSLTLQCRSDVGYDRFALYKEGGHVLLQGSGQQPQAGLSQANFTLSPVSHSHGGQYRCYGAHNLSPKWSASSVPLDILIAGLIRDTPSISVRPGPTVVSGENVTLLCQSWHNIDTLFLIKEGAVHPPLRLKSKYQSYKYQAEFSTSPVTSAQGGTYRCYSAIMSHPYLLSSHSYPLELVVSGPSGDPRPPPTGSTPTPAGPENQPLTPTGSDPQSGLGRHLGVVTGVSVAFILLLFLLLFLLLRHRHQSKHRTSAHFYRPAGAAEPEPKDQVLQRRASPVADVQQEILNAAVKDTQPEDGVELDSRAAASEDPQDVTYAQLQSLTLRREATEPPPPQKWEPPAEPSVYATLAIH; this is encoded by the exons ATGACCCTCACCCTCCCAGTCCTGATTTGCCTCG GGCTGAGTCTGGGCCCCAGGACCCGCGTGCAGGCAG GCACCCTCCCCAAACCCACCCTCTGGGCTGAGCCAGGCTCTGTGATCATAAGGGGGAGCCCCGTGACCCTCTGGTGTCAGGGGCCCCTGGAGACTCAGGAGTACCGTCTGGATCAGGAGGGACTCCCATGGACTTGGGAGAGACAGAACCCACTGGAGCCTGGAGCCAAGGCCAAGTTCCACATTCCATCCGCGGTGTATAGCACAGCAGGGCAATACCGCTGCTACTTTGAGACCCCTGCAGGCTGGTCAGAGCCCAGTGACCCCCTGGAGCTGGTGGTGAC GGGATTCTATGCAGAGCCCACTCTCTtagccctgcccagccctgtgGTGGCCTCAGGAGGGAATGTGACCCTCCAGTGTGATACACAGAACGGATTTCTCACGTTTGTTCTTGTTGAGGAAGAACAGAAGCTCCCCAGGACCCTGCACTCACAGAACCTCCCCAAAGGGCCATCCCAGGCCCTGTTCCCTGTGGGTCCCGTGACCCCCAGCACCAGGCGGAGGTTCAGATGCTATTACTACTACAGGAAAAACCCTCAGGCGTGGCCAAACCCCAGCGACCCCCTGGAGATTCTGGTCCCAG GCGTGTCTAGGAAGCCCTCCCTCCTGGCCCTGCAGGGCCCTGTGGTGGCCCGTGGAGGCAGCCTGACCCTGCAGTGTCGCTCTGATGTCGGCTACGACAGATTCGCTCTGTACAAGGAGGGGGGACATGTCCTCCTCCAGGGCTCTGGCCAGCAGCCCCAGGCTGGGCTCTCCCAGGCCAACTTCACCCTGAGCCCTGTGAGCCACTCCCACGGGGGCCAGTACAGATGCTACGGTGCACACAACCTCTCCCCTAAGTGGTCGGCCTCCAGTGTCCCCCTGGACATCCTGATCGCAG GACTGATCCGTGACACACCCTCCATCTCAGTGCGGCCGGGCCCCACGGTGGTCTCAGGAGAAAACGTGACCCTGCTGTGTCAATCATGGCACAACATAGACACTTTATTTTTGATCAAGGAGGGTGCGGTCCATCCCCCGCTGCGTCTAAAGTCAAAGTACCAGTCTTATAAATACCAGGCTGAATTCTCCACGAGTCCTGTGACCTCCGCCCAGGGTGGAACCTACCGATGCTACAGTGCAATCATGTCCCACCCCTACCTGCTGTCAAGCCATAGTTACCCCCTGGAGCTCGTGGTCTCAG GACCCTCTGGGGACCCCAGGCCCCCACCCACAGGCTCCACCCCCACACCTG CCG GCCCTGAGAACCAGCCCCTCACCCCCACGGGGTCGGACCCCCAGAGTG GTCTGGGAAGGCACCTGGGGGTTGTGACTGGGGTCTCAGTGGCCTTCATCctgctgctcttcctcctcctcttcctcctcctccgaCATCGGCATCAGAGCAAACACAGGACATCGG CCCATTTCTACCGTCCTGCAGGGGCTGCTGAGCCAGAGCCCAAGGACCAGGTCCTGCAGAGGAG GGCCAGCCCAGTTGCTGACGTCCAGCAGGAAATTCTCA ATGCTGCCGTGAAGGACACACAGCCTGAGGACGGGGTGGAGCTGGACAGTCGG GCTGCTGCTTCTGAAGACCCCCAGGATGTGACCTACGCCCAGCTGCAGAGCTTGACCCTCAGACGGGAGGCAACTGAGCCTCCTCCACCCCAGAAATGGGAACCTCCAGCTGAGCCCAGCGTCTACGCCACCCTGGCCATCCACTAA
- the LOC104666752 gene encoding leukocyte immunoglobulin-like receptor subfamily B member 5 isoform X7 gives MTLTLPVLICLGLSLGPRTRVQAGTLPKPTLWAEPGSVIIRGSPVTLWCQGPLETQEYRLDQEGLPWTWERQNPLEPGAKAKFHIPSAVYSTAGQYRCYFETPAGWSEPSDPLELVVTGFYAEPTLLALPSPVVASGGNVTLQCDTQNGFLTFVLVEEEQKLPRTLHSQNLPKGPSQALFPVGPVTPSTRRRFRCYYYYRKNPQAWPNPSDPLEILVPGVSRKPSLLALQGPVVARGGSLTLQCRSDVGYDRFALYKEGGHVLLQGSGQQPQAGLSQANFTLSPVSHSHGGQYRCYGAHNLSPKWSASSVPLDILIAGLIRDTPSISVRPGPTVVSGENVTLLCQSWHNIDTLFLIKEGAVHPPLRLKSKYQSYKYQAEFSTSPVTSAQGGTYRCYSAIMSHPYLLSSHSYPLELVVSGPSGDPRPPPTGSTPTPGPENQPLTPTGSDPQSGLGRHLGVVTGVSVAFILLLFLLLFLLLRHRHQSKHRTSAHFYRPAGAAEPEPKDQVLQRRASPVADVQQEILNAAVKDTQPEDGVELDSRAAASEDPQDVTYAQLQSLTLRREATEPPPPQKWEPPAEPSVYATLAIH, from the exons ATGACCCTCACCCTCCCAGTCCTGATTTGCCTCG GGCTGAGTCTGGGCCCCAGGACCCGCGTGCAGGCAG GCACCCTCCCCAAACCCACCCTCTGGGCTGAGCCAGGCTCTGTGATCATAAGGGGGAGCCCCGTGACCCTCTGGTGTCAGGGGCCCCTGGAGACTCAGGAGTACCGTCTGGATCAGGAGGGACTCCCATGGACTTGGGAGAGACAGAACCCACTGGAGCCTGGAGCCAAGGCCAAGTTCCACATTCCATCCGCGGTGTATAGCACAGCAGGGCAATACCGCTGCTACTTTGAGACCCCTGCAGGCTGGTCAGAGCCCAGTGACCCCCTGGAGCTGGTGGTGAC GGGATTCTATGCAGAGCCCACTCTCTtagccctgcccagccctgtgGTGGCCTCAGGAGGGAATGTGACCCTCCAGTGTGATACACAGAACGGATTTCTCACGTTTGTTCTTGTTGAGGAAGAACAGAAGCTCCCCAGGACCCTGCACTCACAGAACCTCCCCAAAGGGCCATCCCAGGCCCTGTTCCCTGTGGGTCCCGTGACCCCCAGCACCAGGCGGAGGTTCAGATGCTATTACTACTACAGGAAAAACCCTCAGGCGTGGCCAAACCCCAGCGACCCCCTGGAGATTCTGGTCCCAG GCGTGTCTAGGAAGCCCTCCCTCCTGGCCCTGCAGGGCCCTGTGGTGGCCCGTGGAGGCAGCCTGACCCTGCAGTGTCGCTCTGATGTCGGCTACGACAGATTCGCTCTGTACAAGGAGGGGGGACATGTCCTCCTCCAGGGCTCTGGCCAGCAGCCCCAGGCTGGGCTCTCCCAGGCCAACTTCACCCTGAGCCCTGTGAGCCACTCCCACGGGGGCCAGTACAGATGCTACGGTGCACACAACCTCTCCCCTAAGTGGTCGGCCTCCAGTGTCCCCCTGGACATCCTGATCGCAG GACTGATCCGTGACACACCCTCCATCTCAGTGCGGCCGGGCCCCACGGTGGTCTCAGGAGAAAACGTGACCCTGCTGTGTCAATCATGGCACAACATAGACACTTTATTTTTGATCAAGGAGGGTGCGGTCCATCCCCCGCTGCGTCTAAAGTCAAAGTACCAGTCTTATAAATACCAGGCTGAATTCTCCACGAGTCCTGTGACCTCCGCCCAGGGTGGAACCTACCGATGCTACAGTGCAATCATGTCCCACCCCTACCTGCTGTCAAGCCATAGTTACCCCCTGGAGCTCGTGGTCTCAG GACCCTCTGGGGACCCCAGGCCCCCACCCACAGGCTCCACCCCCACACCTG GCCCTGAGAACCAGCCCCTCACCCCCACGGGGTCGGACCCCCAGAGTG GTCTGGGAAGGCACCTGGGGGTTGTGACTGGGGTCTCAGTGGCCTTCATCctgctgctcttcctcctcctcttcctcctcctccgaCATCGGCATCAGAGCAAACACAGGACATCGG CCCATTTCTACCGTCCTGCAGGGGCTGCTGAGCCAGAGCCCAAGGACCAGGTCCTGCAGAGGAG GGCCAGCCCAGTTGCTGACGTCCAGCAGGAAATTCTCA ATGCTGCCGTGAAGGACACACAGCCTGAGGACGGGGTGGAGCTGGACAGTCGG GCTGCTGCTTCTGAAGACCCCCAGGATGTGACCTACGCCCAGCTGCAGAGCTTGACCCTCAGACGGGAGGCAACTGAGCCTCCTCCACCCCAGAAATGGGAACCTCCAGCTGAGCCCAGCGTCTACGCCACCCTGGCCATCCACTAA
- the LOC104666752 gene encoding leukocyte immunoglobulin-like receptor subfamily B member 5 isoform X9 yields the protein MTLTLPVLICLGLSLGPRTRVQAGTLPKPTLWAEPGSVIIRGSPVTLWCQGPLETQEYRLDQEGLPWTWERQNPLEPGAKAKFHIPSAVYSTAGQYRCYFETPAGWSEPSDPLELVVTGVSRKPSLLALQGPVVARGGSLTLQCRSDVGYDRFALYKEGGHVLLQGSGQQPQAGLSQANFTLSPVSHSHGGQYRCYGAHNLSPKWSASSVPLDILIAGLIRDTPSISVRPGPTVVSGENVTLLCQSWHNIDTLFLIKEGAVHPPLRLKSKYQSYKYQAEFSTSPVTSAQGGTYRCYSAIMSHPYLLSSHSYPLELVVSGPSGDPRPPPTGSTPTPAGPENQPLTPTGSDPQSGLGRHLGVVTGVSVAFILLLFLLLFLLLRHRHQSKHRTSAHFYRPAGAAEPEPKDQVLQRRASPVADVQQEILNAAVKDTQPEDGVELDSRAAASEDPQDVTYAQLQSLTLRREATEPPPPQKWEPPAEPSVYATLAIH from the exons ATGACCCTCACCCTCCCAGTCCTGATTTGCCTCG GGCTGAGTCTGGGCCCCAGGACCCGCGTGCAGGCAG GCACCCTCCCCAAACCCACCCTCTGGGCTGAGCCAGGCTCTGTGATCATAAGGGGGAGCCCCGTGACCCTCTGGTGTCAGGGGCCCCTGGAGACTCAGGAGTACCGTCTGGATCAGGAGGGACTCCCATGGACTTGGGAGAGACAGAACCCACTGGAGCCTGGAGCCAAGGCCAAGTTCCACATTCCATCCGCGGTGTATAGCACAGCAGGGCAATACCGCTGCTACTTTGAGACCCCTGCAGGCTGGTCAGAGCCCAGTGACCCCCTGGAGCTGGTGGTGACAG GCGTGTCTAGGAAGCCCTCCCTCCTGGCCCTGCAGGGCCCTGTGGTGGCCCGTGGAGGCAGCCTGACCCTGCAGTGTCGCTCTGATGTCGGCTACGACAGATTCGCTCTGTACAAGGAGGGGGGACATGTCCTCCTCCAGGGCTCTGGCCAGCAGCCCCAGGCTGGGCTCTCCCAGGCCAACTTCACCCTGAGCCCTGTGAGCCACTCCCACGGGGGCCAGTACAGATGCTACGGTGCACACAACCTCTCCCCTAAGTGGTCGGCCTCCAGTGTCCCCCTGGACATCCTGATCGCAG GACTGATCCGTGACACACCCTCCATCTCAGTGCGGCCGGGCCCCACGGTGGTCTCAGGAGAAAACGTGACCCTGCTGTGTCAATCATGGCACAACATAGACACTTTATTTTTGATCAAGGAGGGTGCGGTCCATCCCCCGCTGCGTCTAAAGTCAAAGTACCAGTCTTATAAATACCAGGCTGAATTCTCCACGAGTCCTGTGACCTCCGCCCAGGGTGGAACCTACCGATGCTACAGTGCAATCATGTCCCACCCCTACCTGCTGTCAAGCCATAGTTACCCCCTGGAGCTCGTGGTCTCAG GACCCTCTGGGGACCCCAGGCCCCCACCCACAGGCTCCACCCCCACACCTG CCG GCCCTGAGAACCAGCCCCTCACCCCCACGGGGTCGGACCCCCAGAGTG GTCTGGGAAGGCACCTGGGGGTTGTGACTGGGGTCTCAGTGGCCTTCATCctgctgctcttcctcctcctcttcctcctcctccgaCATCGGCATCAGAGCAAACACAGGACATCGG CCCATTTCTACCGTCCTGCAGGGGCTGCTGAGCCAGAGCCCAAGGACCAGGTCCTGCAGAGGAG GGCCAGCCCAGTTGCTGACGTCCAGCAGGAAATTCTCA ATGCTGCCGTGAAGGACACACAGCCTGAGGACGGGGTGGAGCTGGACAGTCGG GCTGCTGCTTCTGAAGACCCCCAGGATGTGACCTACGCCCAGCTGCAGAGCTTGACCCTCAGACGGGAGGCAACTGAGCCTCCTCCACCCCAGAAATGGGAACCTCCAGCTGAGCCCAGCGTCTACGCCACCCTGGCCATCCACTAA
- the LOC104666752 gene encoding leukocyte immunoglobulin-like receptor subfamily B member 5 isoform X10 — MTLTLPVLICLGLSLGPRTRVQAGTLPKPTLWAEPGSVIIRGSPVTLWCQGPLETQEYRLDQEGLPWTWERQNPLEPGAKAKFHIPSAVYSTAGQYRCYFETPAGWSEPSDPLELVVTGFYAEPTLLALPSPVVASGGNVTLQCDTQNGFLTFVLVEEEQKLPRTLHSQNLPKGPSQALFPVGPVTPSTRRRFRCYYYYRKNPQAWPNPSDPLEILVPGVSRKPSLLALQGPVVARGGSLTLQCRSDVGYDRFALYKEGGHVLLQGSGQQPQAGLSQANFTLSPVSHSHGGQYRCYGAHNLSPKWSASSVPLDILIAGLIRDTPSISVRPGPTVVSGENVTLLCQSWHNIDTLFLIKEGAVHPPLRLKSKYQSYKYQAEFSTSPVTSAQGGTYRCYSAIMSHPYLLSSHSYPLELVVSGPSGDPRPPPTGSTPTPGPENQPLTPTGSDPQSGLGRHLGVVTGVSVAFILLLFLLLFLLLRHRHQSKHRTSAHFYRPAGAAEPEPKDQVLQRRASPVADVQQEILNAAVKDTQPEDGVELDSRQSPYDEDPQAVTHALVKHSTPRREMASPPSPLSEEFLDTKDTQAEEDRQMDTEAAASEDPQDVTYAQLQSLTLRREATEPPPPQKWEPPAEPSVYATLAIH; from the exons ATGACCCTCACCCTCCCAGTCCTGATTTGCCTCG GGCTGAGTCTGGGCCCCAGGACCCGCGTGCAGGCAG GCACCCTCCCCAAACCCACCCTCTGGGCTGAGCCAGGCTCTGTGATCATAAGGGGGAGCCCCGTGACCCTCTGGTGTCAGGGGCCCCTGGAGACTCAGGAGTACCGTCTGGATCAGGAGGGACTCCCATGGACTTGGGAGAGACAGAACCCACTGGAGCCTGGAGCCAAGGCCAAGTTCCACATTCCATCCGCGGTGTATAGCACAGCAGGGCAATACCGCTGCTACTTTGAGACCCCTGCAGGCTGGTCAGAGCCCAGTGACCCCCTGGAGCTGGTGGTGAC GGGATTCTATGCAGAGCCCACTCTCTtagccctgcccagccctgtgGTGGCCTCAGGAGGGAATGTGACCCTCCAGTGTGATACACAGAACGGATTTCTCACGTTTGTTCTTGTTGAGGAAGAACAGAAGCTCCCCAGGACCCTGCACTCACAGAACCTCCCCAAAGGGCCATCCCAGGCCCTGTTCCCTGTGGGTCCCGTGACCCCCAGCACCAGGCGGAGGTTCAGATGCTATTACTACTACAGGAAAAACCCTCAGGCGTGGCCAAACCCCAGCGACCCCCTGGAGATTCTGGTCCCAG GCGTGTCTAGGAAGCCCTCCCTCCTGGCCCTGCAGGGCCCTGTGGTGGCCCGTGGAGGCAGCCTGACCCTGCAGTGTCGCTCTGATGTCGGCTACGACAGATTCGCTCTGTACAAGGAGGGGGGACATGTCCTCCTCCAGGGCTCTGGCCAGCAGCCCCAGGCTGGGCTCTCCCAGGCCAACTTCACCCTGAGCCCTGTGAGCCACTCCCACGGGGGCCAGTACAGATGCTACGGTGCACACAACCTCTCCCCTAAGTGGTCGGCCTCCAGTGTCCCCCTGGACATCCTGATCGCAG GACTGATCCGTGACACACCCTCCATCTCAGTGCGGCCGGGCCCCACGGTGGTCTCAGGAGAAAACGTGACCCTGCTGTGTCAATCATGGCACAACATAGACACTTTATTTTTGATCAAGGAGGGTGCGGTCCATCCCCCGCTGCGTCTAAAGTCAAAGTACCAGTCTTATAAATACCAGGCTGAATTCTCCACGAGTCCTGTGACCTCCGCCCAGGGTGGAACCTACCGATGCTACAGTGCAATCATGTCCCACCCCTACCTGCTGTCAAGCCATAGTTACCCCCTGGAGCTCGTGGTCTCAG GACCCTCTGGGGACCCCAGGCCCCCACCCACAGGCTCCACCCCCACACCTG GCCCTGAGAACCAGCCCCTCACCCCCACGGGGTCGGACCCCCAGAGTG GTCTGGGAAGGCACCTGGGGGTTGTGACTGGGGTCTCAGTGGCCTTCATCctgctgctcttcctcctcctcttcctcctcctccgaCATCGGCATCAGAGCAAACACAGGACATCGG CCCATTTCTACCGTCCTGCAGGGGCTGCTGAGCCAGAGCCCAAGGACCAGGTCCTGCAGAGGAG GGCCAGCCCAGTTGCTGACGTCCAGCAGGAAATTCTCA ATGCTGCCGTGAAGGACACACAGCCTGAGGACGGGGTGGAGCTGGACAGTCGG CAGAGCCCATATGATGAAGACCCCCAGGCAGTGACGCATGCCCTGGTGAAACACTCCACACCTAGGAGAGAAAtggcctctcctccctccccactgtcCGAGGAATTCCTGGACACAAAGGACACACAAGCGGAAGAGGACAGGCAGATGGACACTGAG GCTGCTGCTTCTGAAGACCCCCAGGATGTGACCTACGCCCAGCTGCAGAGCTTGACCCTCAGACGGGAGGCAACTGAGCCTCCTCCACCCCAGAAATGGGAACCTCCAGCTGAGCCCAGCGTCTACGCCACCCTGGCCATCCACTAA